The Candidatus Nanohalococcus occultus genome contains a region encoding:
- a CDS encoding aminoglycoside phosphotransferase family protein: MSDDLRKKIEKTLSDEDIREIKTIEPGINTLYEVMTNSGVYVFKFLKDSGDKQRFKAEALVYEKLGRLQGFPVPEVTYRHLSSNPPFFVLEKIDSENAGDIRRHPNQQQRKRFFYEYGTYLGLLHEQIHFSYYGEVKFEDNSLHVEHGTGSWKQRFGDRNGWRISEGEKWADKELCEKGKKALDQSLNYLPDSPQSVLLRQDNRLDNVLIDKKGNIEAIIDWGYLNSGHDLLDLVLTEYLSIDYDLNYLSKQKRQGLRYSLYEGYSSVREFKKGSEFRKIRAAYRFDATCFLFSGFPHWKEFLERKERKAKAKELEKRFDKAAEKIISKTS, encoded by the coding sequence GTGTCTGACGATCTACGGAAGAAAATTGAGAAAACTCTTTCAGATGAAGATATCAGAGAAATTAAGACCATAGAGCCGGGTATCAACACGCTCTACGAAGTTATGACCAATAGCGGAGTCTATGTGTTTAAGTTCCTTAAAGACAGCGGAGATAAGCAACGCTTCAAGGCAGAAGCCCTTGTCTACGAAAAACTAGGGAGGCTACAGGGATTTCCCGTCCCCGAAGTGACGTACAGACATCTTTCTTCGAACCCGCCGTTTTTCGTGTTGGAAAAGATAGACTCTGAGAACGCAGGGGATATAAGGAGGCATCCGAATCAACAGCAGCGCAAACGGTTTTTCTACGAGTATGGAACATATCTCGGCTTACTACATGAGCAGATACATTTTTCGTATTACGGAGAAGTCAAGTTCGAAGATAACAGTTTACACGTAGAACACGGCACAGGAAGCTGGAAACAGAGGTTCGGAGATAGGAACGGATGGCGTATCAGCGAAGGCGAGAAATGGGCAGATAAAGAATTATGTGAAAAAGGGAAGAAGGCTCTAGACCAGTCTCTGAACTATCTTCCTGACAGCCCTCAATCTGTTCTTTTAAGACAGGACAACCGCCTCGATAACGTCCTTATCGATAAAAAGGGAAATATCGAGGCCATAATAGACTGGGGATATCTAAACTCAGGACATGACTTACTAGATCTTGTTCTGACAGAGTATCTCAGTATAGACTACGACCTGAACTATCTTTCAAAACAAAAAAGACAAGGCCTACGTTACAGCCTATATGAAGGCTACTCATCCGTCAGAGAATTCAAGAAAGGAAGTGAGTTCCGAAAGATAAGAGCAGCCTACAGATTTGACGCAACCTGTTTTTTATTTTCAGGATTTCCACACTGGAAAGAATTCTTAGAACGTAAAGAACGAAAAGCCAAAGCCAAGGAGCTCGAAAAAAGATTCGATAAAGCCGCTGAAAAGATCATCTCAAAAACATCTTGA
- a CDS encoding transcription initiation factor IIB, producing MSTENTVNSSEDTIPVKRSQIQEAKGDDVQCSTCGSTRFREEGGEVYCRKCGTVVDEDRVDTSKEWRAFNSEEREEKRRVGSPITFTKADKGMGTKIGHNAEMNKVSGRKRTQYYRMRKWDKRLSNSRSRGLQQALKELQRVSSDLNLPESVYEEAARLTEKAQEEGIIQGRGIDATVGALVYLVARKQDVPRTLEEVAEQVPIKKRKLGKAYRHTARELDMQIKPGRPEDFIPRYASQLGLSGEVQAKARGIIQDARNTDALAGRSPTGIVAASLYIATKLEGEKLTQREIADEVGVTSVTVRKNYKDLAESLGIEEELENA from the coding sequence ATGTCAACTGAAAATACGGTTAATTCTAGCGAAGATACAATTCCAGTAAAAAGATCACAGATACAGGAAGCAAAGGGAGATGACGTCCAATGCTCTACCTGCGGTTCCACAAGATTTAGAGAGGAAGGTGGGGAAGTATACTGCCGGAAATGTGGAACAGTAGTCGATGAAGACCGTGTAGACACTTCTAAAGAGTGGAGAGCATTCAACTCCGAAGAACGCGAGGAAAAAAGACGTGTCGGAAGCCCAATCACCTTTACGAAGGCGGATAAGGGAATGGGAACAAAGATAGGCCATAACGCAGAGATGAACAAGGTCTCAGGACGTAAACGAACACAGTACTACCGTATGCGTAAATGGGACAAGAGACTGAGCAACTCACGGAGCAGAGGTCTACAACAGGCGCTGAAAGAACTACAGAGAGTTTCCAGCGATCTAAACCTTCCGGAATCTGTCTACGAGGAAGCAGCCCGTCTAACCGAGAAAGCACAGGAGGAAGGAATCATTCAGGGCCGTGGAATCGATGCGACGGTCGGAGCGCTAGTATATCTTGTCGCACGTAAACAGGATGTTCCAAGGACGCTGGAGGAAGTCGCCGAACAGGTACCTATCAAGAAGAGAAAGCTTGGAAAGGCATACAGACACACCGCCAGAGAGCTTGACATGCAGATCAAGCCAGGACGACCAGAAGACTTTATCCCGCGGTACGCATCACAGCTCGGACTTTCAGGAGAGGTCCAGGCAAAAGCTCGTGGAATCATCCAAGATGCCCGTAACACGGACGCGCTGGCAGGCCGCAGCCCTACAGGAATCGTAGCAGCATCCCTCTATATTGCCACAAAGCTTGAGGGAGAGAAACTCACACAGCGAGAGATCGCAGACGAAGTCGGAGTAACATCCGTCACCGTCAGAAAGAACTACAAGGATCTCGCAGAGTCACTAGGGATCGAGGAAGAACTCGAAAACGCCTAG
- a CDS encoding AbrB/MazE/SpoVT family DNA-binding domain-containing protein → MVRLQKDGNGRYHITVPKRLVECFGWHKGDEIDFEILGSNQLKVEPRE, encoded by the coding sequence ATGGTACGACTTCAAAAGGACGGTAACGGCCGTTATCACATAACAGTCCCCAAGCGGCTCGTAGAGTGTTTCGGCTGGCACAAGGGCGATGAGATAGATTTCGAGATCCTTGGAAGCAACCAGCTGAAGGTAGAGCCGAGGGAGTAA
- a CDS encoding metallophosphoesterase family protein, whose translation MALKILFTSDFHASEELKEAAIKEANNGDYDLFINLGDFMDMEFAEDLMAKIDIPAIGCTGNRDMFFDNEFLDDESVPVYNFLDADIDGGEYKVILIGGDFPENVKNEVREVLEDYEGDSSKVIIGSHYPPHRLNDKIHSGKRIGFKEFREIIMREKPSLWVHGHVHEDFGKDSLMDTTVLNAAADETGKAWSVTIGDDGGVESYEEVQLV comes from the coding sequence ATGGCACTGAAAATCCTTTTCACCAGCGACTTCCACGCAAGTGAGGAACTGAAGGAAGCAGCGATAAAGGAAGCTAACAACGGAGACTACGATCTTTTCATAAATCTAGGAGACTTCATGGACATGGAGTTCGCAGAGGACCTGATGGCTAAAATTGATATCCCTGCGATCGGCTGTACAGGAAACCGCGATATGTTTTTCGACAACGAGTTCCTGGACGATGAATCGGTCCCGGTATACAACTTCCTGGATGCTGACATCGACGGAGGAGAGTACAAGGTAATTCTGATAGGCGGAGACTTCCCGGAGAACGTGAAAAACGAGGTAAGAGAAGTCCTGGAAGATTACGAAGGCGATTCCAGCAAGGTAATAATCGGATCGCACTACCCGCCGCACAGACTCAACGACAAGATCCACTCCGGTAAAAGGATAGGGTTCAAGGAGTTCAGAGAGATCATCATGAGAGAGAAACCATCTCTATGGGTCCACGGACACGTACACGAGGACTTCGGGAAGGATTCGTTGATGGATACAACTGTTTTGAACGCAGCAGCGGATGAAACCGGCAAAGCATGGAGCGTGACAATCGGCGACGATGGCGGCGTCGAAAGTTACGAGGAAGTCCAACTCGTATAA
- a CDS encoding winged helix DNA-binding protein, whose product MKSKTQSKARELFLKDKPTEIAIAVKRKPSLNARKISETTDTTYSHAVRVLNKMEKLDLLNSKRKGRSKKYSLTEKGDKLSEGLIETFGISPKESELERNLE is encoded by the coding sequence ATGAAGTCTAAAACACAGTCAAAGGCCAGAGAGCTATTTCTTAAGGACAAACCTACGGAGATAGCGATAGCTGTAAAGAGAAAGCCGTCTTTAAACGCCAGAAAGATCTCTGAGACAACAGATACTACATACAGCCACGCGGTCAGAGTGCTGAACAAGATGGAGAAACTGGATCTGCTTAACTCGAAGAGAAAGGGCAGAAGTAAAAAATATAGTTTAACCGAGAAAGGAGACAAGCTTTCAGAAGGGCTTATAGAGACGTTTGGAATCAGTCCAAAGGAATCCGAACTTGAAAGAAACCTAGAATAG
- a CDS encoding 2-phosphosulfolactate phosphatase has protein sequence MSDPREPAKKVFGDLTTPENVEIVRRKEDLPEELPEAVYVVVDVMYFSTTSVEILEGGADQLVVYRELKEKDETEVSLLGGERDESYGAKDGYDLFNSPSFVEELELEDRSVGLTSTNGAETVHLIEQATSEGAETVIGSTVNAKTTAEYLKESDKPVYIIACGRRGEEIMEDYLGAYLISAHMEGEVTEELENNLLEVITDATEAYYDDIPDRRRKDLENHIKNLDGSKVVPVKNGSDPIRFQ, from the coding sequence ATGAGCGATCCTAGAGAGCCAGCGAAAAAAGTATTTGGAGACCTTACAACACCTGAGAACGTAGAAATTGTACGCAGAAAAGAAGACTTACCCGAAGAACTGCCCGAAGCAGTTTACGTTGTAGTTGATGTGATGTACTTTTCAACAACTTCTGTTGAGATACTTGAAGGCGGAGCAGACCAGCTAGTTGTATACAGAGAACTTAAGGAAAAAGATGAGACCGAGGTATCGCTTCTCGGAGGGGAAAGAGACGAAAGCTATGGCGCTAAAGACGGCTACGATCTGTTCAACTCGCCGAGCTTCGTAGAGGAACTCGAGCTGGAAGATCGCTCAGTAGGTCTGACCTCGACTAACGGAGCGGAAACAGTACATCTAATCGAGCAAGCAACCAGTGAAGGAGCCGAGACAGTTATAGGATCGACAGTTAACGCCAAGACAACAGCCGAATACCTCAAGGAATCGGATAAACCTGTCTATATTATTGCCTGCGGACGCCGCGGAGAGGAGATTATGGAAGATTACCTCGGAGCATACCTGATTTCCGCGCATATGGAAGGAGAGGTTACAGAAGAGCTGGAAAACAATCTCTTAGAGGTGATAACCGATGCCACGGAAGCTTACTATGACGACATTCCGGACCGACGCAGGAAAGACCTAGAAAACCATATCAAGAACTTAGATGGTTCCAAGGTCGTGCCGGTAAAGAACGGTTCGGATCCAATCCGGTTTCAGTAA
- the lysS gene encoding lysine--tRNA ligase — MSDQPLFWSDQLAFGVTRKFEDQEEYVVASGISPSGIVHAGNFREIITTDFVAKSLKERGEKVRFIYSWDDYDRFRKVPSNVPDEWEQYLGLPLSDVPDPEGCHDSYAGHFEAQLEEELEDLHIEAEFIRQNQMFKASKYAELIKKAMNSRETIREILDKYRKEPLEDGWWPLRVYCTECGKDYTEIEDYDGEYRIEYYCKECEEDQTVDFKENDSVKPSWRIDWPMRWHYEGVDFEPAGKEHSAAGGSRDTANEIVREVYGDEPPVHQMYEFVTKDGAKISSSSGEDVFTISELKKIYTPGMIRFLFSNTKPNKAFEIPFESEEVFQRYDKFDTIEETYYNPDNLENEKKREHWKRVYEMAMVEVPETQPVRVPFQHASFIAQTVPEDEWEGKAIESLKRTGHVPEDIDEEGIEQVLTRLEKAKTWARDYAPDEYVYKINKELPAEIIEDLTEDEKEAVTLLAEKLEEAEFDQDELDGEIFNVRDESALDTGEFFTACYKVLIGRDQGPRLSRLILSIGQDQSRKILEQAN, encoded by the coding sequence ATGAGCGATCAACCGCTGTTTTGGAGTGACCAGCTGGCATTCGGAGTCACAAGAAAATTCGAAGATCAAGAAGAGTACGTAGTTGCCTCAGGTATCTCTCCGTCGGGAATAGTACACGCAGGTAACTTTCGTGAAATAATTACTACTGACTTCGTAGCCAAGTCCTTGAAGGAACGCGGAGAGAAAGTCCGTTTCATATACTCGTGGGACGATTACGACCGTTTCCGGAAAGTCCCTTCCAACGTACCAGACGAGTGGGAACAGTACCTCGGGCTTCCACTATCGGATGTGCCTGACCCGGAAGGTTGCCACGATAGCTATGCCGGACACTTCGAAGCACAGCTAGAAGAGGAACTCGAAGACCTTCACATCGAAGCGGAGTTCATCCGACAGAACCAGATGTTCAAAGCCTCGAAGTACGCCGAGCTGATCAAGAAAGCGATGAACAGCCGGGAAACGATCCGGGAGATACTTGACAAGTACAGGAAAGAACCGCTTGAAGACGGATGGTGGCCTCTCAGAGTCTACTGTACAGAATGCGGTAAAGACTACACCGAGATCGAAGATTACGACGGCGAGTACAGAATAGAGTACTACTGTAAGGAATGTGAGGAAGATCAGACCGTTGATTTCAAGGAAAACGATTCGGTTAAACCGTCCTGGAGAATTGACTGGCCGATGCGCTGGCATTATGAAGGCGTAGACTTCGAGCCGGCAGGCAAAGAACACTCTGCGGCAGGAGGCTCACGCGATACCGCCAACGAGATAGTTCGCGAAGTTTATGGGGACGAACCGCCGGTCCATCAGATGTATGAGTTCGTAACCAAGGACGGGGCGAAGATCTCTTCCAGCAGCGGAGAGGACGTATTCACGATCTCCGAGCTGAAGAAAATCTACACTCCGGGAATGATCAGATTCCTTTTCTCGAATACCAAGCCGAACAAGGCCTTCGAGATACCTTTCGAATCTGAAGAGGTATTCCAGCGGTACGATAAGTTCGATACAATCGAGGAAACCTATTACAACCCGGATAACCTGGAAAACGAGAAAAAGAGAGAACACTGGAAACGGGTCTACGAGATGGCGATGGTGGAGGTACCTGAAACCCAGCCTGTAAGAGTTCCTTTCCAGCACGCATCCTTTATCGCACAGACCGTTCCGGAAGATGAATGGGAAGGTAAGGCAATTGAGTCCTTGAAACGAACAGGTCACGTACCGGAAGATATCGATGAAGAGGGCATCGAGCAGGTTCTCACCCGACTCGAGAAGGCAAAGACATGGGCCAGAGACTATGCGCCTGATGAGTACGTCTATAAGATAAACAAGGAGCTGCCAGCCGAGATCATCGAGGATCTAACCGAGGATGAAAAGGAAGCTGTAACTCTCTTGGCCGAAAAACTCGAGGAAGCCGAGTTCGATCAAGATGAGCTTGACGGTGAGATCTTCAACGTCCGTGATGAATCCGCATTGGATACCGGAGAGTTTTTCACAGCCTGTTACAAGGTACTGATCGGACGGGATCAAGGCCCAAGGCTTTCCCGACTGATTCTATCGATCGGACAGGATCAGTCCCGAAAAATCCTAGAGCAGGCAAACTAG
- a CDS encoding 2Fe-2S iron-sulfur cluster-binding protein — MAHKIEIIDRDTEVEAEDGQTILQAMLHGGVEWMHACGGFCNCTTCRVKVEEGMDNLSEMEESEKNTLRRFKGDEVLEGPFRLSCQVKVYGDIKISEPEWY; from the coding sequence GTGGCACACAAGATAGAGATCATCGACCGCGATACCGAAGTCGAAGCCGAGGACGGACAGACTATCCTCCAGGCTATGCTTCACGGCGGCGTCGAATGGATGCATGCCTGTGGAGGCTTCTGTAACTGTACAACCTGTCGTGTAAAGGTTGAGGAAGGAATGGATAACCTCTCGGAGATGGAGGAAAGTGAGAAAAACACTTTGCGGCGGTTCAAGGGCGATGAAGTTCTAGAAGGGCCTTTCCGCTTGTCTTGTCAGGTAAAGGTCTACGGCGATATCAAGATATCTGAACCAGAGTGGTACTAA
- a CDS encoding rhomboid family intramembrane serine protease, which produces MEKKNDYSAARKQTEKGFRWVAAQFCVLLGLVFAFQVFSGFDPGFNASSSPWWRFFTSFFGHSGPEHLLNNVFFLALFGSIYERLSSGKTFLVTFLVSAIFANLTAFIFFPETSIIGASGGAFGILTALAVYEPRRIGLALGVPMPMWATLAVYTLIQFAGLTATGGSTAFEAHIFGMLAGAPIGYMLRSSGKEELEQQELEEDSWQERISKWEEKWML; this is translated from the coding sequence ATGGAAAAGAAAAACGATTACTCGGCCGCTAGAAAACAGACGGAGAAAGGATTCCGCTGGGTAGCAGCGCAGTTCTGTGTTCTTCTAGGATTAGTTTTTGCTTTCCAGGTGTTTTCAGGTTTCGATCCCGGATTCAACGCCTCCAGCTCTCCTTGGTGGAGGTTTTTCACCTCTTTTTTCGGCCACAGCGGCCCAGAGCATCTTTTGAACAACGTGTTTTTCCTAGCGCTCTTCGGTTCTATCTACGAGCGTTTAAGCAGCGGGAAAACCTTCCTAGTAACTTTTCTGGTATCAGCGATCTTTGCGAACCTAACGGCTTTCATATTCTTCCCGGAAACCAGTATTATCGGTGCTTCCGGAGGCGCCTTCGGCATACTGACTGCTCTGGCGGTATACGAGCCTCGTAGAATCGGTCTGGCTCTGGGAGTGCCGATGCCGATGTGGGCTACGCTGGCAGTTTATACTTTGATCCAGTTTGCCGGTCTCACTGCTACAGGTGGCTCGACAGCTTTCGAAGCACACATTTTCGGGATGCTGGCAGGCGCACCGATCGGATACATGCTTAGATCCAGTGGAAAGGAAGAGTTGGAACAACAAGAGCTTGAAGAGGACTCTTGGCAGGAGCGGATAAGTAAATGGGAAGAAAAATGGATGCTATAA
- a CDS encoding LemA family protein: MAVLTYAIGGLAALAGLGLLTTVYYYNRIVKLENRVDNAWAQIDVQLKKRADLVPNLVETVEGYMDHEREVMEKVSESREKLVNAQSPEEEAKAGNQMTEAMKSIFAVAEEYPDLKASENFKELQQELSSIEGKVAYARQHYNDAILEFNNSIETFPAVVFANLMGKTEKDQLQIDTADKELPDVSFGE; encoded by the coding sequence ATGGCAGTTTTAACTTACGCAATCGGAGGACTGGCAGCTTTAGCCGGACTAGGCCTTCTCACAACAGTATACTACTATAACAGAATTGTGAAGCTTGAAAACCGTGTTGATAACGCCTGGGCGCAGATAGACGTCCAGCTCAAGAAGAGAGCGGATCTGGTACCGAACCTGGTTGAGACCGTTGAAGGATACATGGATCACGAAAGAGAGGTAATGGAGAAAGTCTCGGAAAGCCGAGAGAAACTGGTCAACGCACAGAGTCCAGAAGAGGAAGCTAAAGCCGGCAACCAGATGACGGAAGCGATGAAATCCATCTTTGCGGTAGCTGAAGAGTATCCGGACCTGAAAGCTTCCGAGAACTTCAAGGAGCTACAGCAAGAACTTTCCTCGATCGAAGGCAAGGTTGCCTACGCACGCCAGCACTACAACGATGCGATCTTAGAGTTCAACAACAGTATTGAGACCTTCCCTGCGGTTGTTTTCGCAAACCTGATGGGTAAAACTGAGAAAGATCAGCTTCAGATCGATACAGCGGACAAAGAACTTCCCGACGTCAGCTTCGGCGAATAA
- a CDS encoding TraB/GumN family protein: protein MRKKVALENREIEIVGTSHVAEGSIQEVEKAIAEVQPDFVGVELDQDRYNALKGDSGWKDLDVADAVKNGKGFLLLFRLILSIFQRKAGNSMPGKEMLKAAELAEDRDIDLELIDQDINTTFQRARDKLTVKEKLKLAASLVIGSESIEGQDLLQDDIINKLVEELGEEYPSLAETFLYERNSYMANKILEKDFNKAVVVVGAAHVEGLMDELKAEVRTTYTDPENFPWFKIATYAIPAFILAGLGYSFWKIGMGAGAKATGVWIGLNGTLAALGAIIARSHPLTWLIAFIAAPLTSLDPALGAGMVAAYAEAKFYPPTVGELEELSKATEYSELWENQAGRVLLTFVIVSIGSATATFLSAGYIASVIF, encoded by the coding sequence GTGCGGAAGAAAGTAGCATTAGAAAACCGTGAGATCGAGATAGTAGGCACATCCCACGTAGCGGAAGGAAGCATACAAGAAGTAGAGAAAGCAATAGCAGAAGTACAGCCAGACTTCGTCGGCGTCGAACTAGACCAAGACAGATACAACGCACTGAAAGGCGATTCAGGCTGGAAAGACCTCGATGTAGCCGACGCTGTAAAAAACGGGAAAGGATTTCTATTACTCTTCCGACTGATTCTATCGATCTTCCAGCGGAAAGCAGGGAACTCAATGCCCGGAAAAGAGATGCTGAAAGCAGCAGAGCTAGCAGAAGACAGAGACATAGACTTAGAGCTTATAGACCAAGATATAAACACTACTTTCCAGCGAGCAAGAGACAAGCTAACTGTAAAGGAAAAATTAAAGCTCGCCGCATCCCTGGTGATCGGATCGGAAAGCATTGAAGGTCAAGACCTGCTTCAAGACGATATAATCAACAAGCTGGTAGAAGAACTCGGCGAAGAGTATCCCTCCCTCGCAGAAACCTTCCTTTACGAGAGAAACAGCTACATGGCAAACAAGATACTTGAAAAAGACTTTAACAAAGCTGTTGTAGTTGTCGGAGCCGCACACGTAGAGGGCCTGATGGATGAGCTGAAAGCAGAGGTTCGAACCACTTACACCGATCCCGAAAACTTCCCGTGGTTCAAAATTGCCACCTATGCCATACCTGCCTTCATTCTCGCCGGACTAGGTTACAGCTTCTGGAAGATCGGTATGGGCGCCGGTGCGAAAGCAACCGGTGTCTGGATAGGTCTTAATGGAACGCTTGCCGCACTAGGAGCAATAATAGCAAGAAGCCATCCACTAACTTGGCTAATAGCATTTATAGCCGCGCCACTGACCTCTTTGGACCCTGCGTTAGGCGCAGGAATGGTAGCAGCCTACGCTGAAGCCAAGTTTTACCCTCCCACCGTAGGAGAACTCGAAGAGCTATCTAAGGCAACAGAATACAGCGAACTATGGGAAAACCAAGCAGGCCGAGTGCTTTTGACCTTCGTGATAGTATCTATTGGGAGCGCGACCGCAACGTTCCTCTCAGCCGGCTACATAGCCTCAGTTATCTTCTAA
- a CDS encoding COG1361 S-layer family protein produces MNNKQLFLLGITAILLASPAMAQTQQTSSRATVNLDTVLLNTDPVPVQSGEDAQITFKVVHRGSVEAQDVQVTVQDSFPFELEPDEQRTYDLGTVTPGEEYYITTNVLVADNAPDGESNLQAEIQTQSDVSITRNVPVNVQSSDVDLSLANLQTSPATLMPDTEDNQMTVELVNQGEKTAENVVLNLDFPDVFEERSSFSSRQSLGNLPAGETKSATFNFDISENATSGEIEVPGAVSYSTGDDAGTIEKEVSFSTYLEGKPQYEVVSMSSDLTVAGSGTITAEIENTGSVESSSTRIRLLDNSDLPFSFDSSSEYIGTLEPGQTGTAVFQVDAESGATAKDYLLDFELRGTHGTEVFVEDTTLQVDVSASSSSSSGIPLQYAGLGVLIVLGGAAFLFRERLGL; encoded by the coding sequence ATGAACAACAAACAACTATTCTTATTAGGAATCACAGCCATACTGCTGGCAAGTCCAGCAATGGCCCAAACACAACAAACCAGTAGCAGAGCTACTGTAAATCTGGACACGGTTCTTCTTAACACCGATCCAGTGCCTGTTCAATCAGGTGAAGACGCACAGATAACCTTCAAAGTAGTTCACCGCGGAAGCGTTGAAGCTCAAGACGTTCAGGTAACAGTTCAGGACAGTTTTCCTTTCGAGCTTGAACCTGACGAGCAACGTACCTACGATCTCGGAACGGTGACCCCGGGCGAGGAGTACTACATCACAACCAATGTACTGGTTGCTGACAACGCTCCTGACGGAGAGAGCAACCTTCAGGCCGAGATTCAGACCCAGTCAGATGTATCGATTACACGGAACGTCCCTGTAAACGTTCAGAGCAGTGACGTCGATCTAAGTCTCGCAAATCTACAGACCTCTCCGGCAACACTTATGCCTGATACCGAGGACAATCAGATGACCGTGGAGTTAGTAAATCAGGGAGAGAAGACAGCGGAAAACGTTGTACTCAACCTTGATTTCCCGGACGTATTCGAGGAACGAAGCAGTTTCTCCTCCAGACAGTCTCTTGGAAATCTTCCTGCGGGAGAGACAAAGTCTGCGACGTTCAACTTCGATATCAGTGAGAACGCAACCAGCGGCGAGATAGAGGTCCCTGGCGCAGTCAGTTACTCGACAGGTGATGATGCCGGTACGATCGAAAAAGAGGTGAGTTTCAGCACCTACCTCGAGGGCAAGCCACAGTACGAAGTGGTAAGTATGAGTTCGGATCTGACGGTAGCCGGTTCAGGTACGATAACTGCCGAGATAGAAAACACCGGTTCCGTAGAATCAAGCTCAACACGGATCAGACTTCTGGACAACAGCGATCTACCGTTCAGCTTTGATTCTTCAAGCGAGTACATCGGAACGCTTGAACCCGGACAGACCGGCACAGCCGTCTTCCAGGTTGATGCCGAAAGCGGAGCGACCGCGAAAGACTACCTGCTTGACTTCGAACTCCGTGGAACCCACGGAACAGAGGTCTTCGTCGAAGACACAACGCTCCAGGTCGATGTTTCAGCTTCAAGCTCATCGTCCTCCGGAATCCCTCTACAGTATGCGGGACTCGGAGTTCTGATCGTTCTTGGAGGCGCAGCATTCCTGTTCAGAGAAAGGCTAGGGCTGTAA
- a CDS encoding site-2 protease family protein, which yields MIPGLELTPREIFALVFLGALTLFLYLDRKKIERQHILFYRRTERGIDLIDSIAQKSKRFWRAYGWAGVGTGILSMIVGTVLFGYTIFDMVKTSSVENGPSLLLPGLQSEATIQSGVSFIPIEYWLVSIAVLMVVHEMSHGIVARANDFELNSVGWVIMGFIPGAFVEPKGENMLPGDKANQDDTKGMWEQGNWKQRLQVLGAGSFANYLTAGLFILAYIGFMGATTAPSDVVYIAEDGHSAAAAGMNNGTFIQIQGQDIENLDDVGAAAQGIEVNESVTIWSSEGNFTFNAGESPDSEGGHLGVRYGQNTVVKDEYEANKGFIQWMISLLYTVSLLNLLIGLFNMLPFKPLDGGVMLETIAGHFNEDWIDYVNTFSLIGWAVVLGTLALSIGAMVV from the coding sequence ATGATTCCAGGCCTGGAACTTACGCCAAGAGAAATATTCGCACTGGTTTTCCTCGGTGCGCTAACACTGTTCCTGTACCTTGACAGGAAGAAAATCGAGAGACAACACATCCTATTTTACAGACGCACAGAGCGCGGGATAGACCTGATCGATAGCATCGCTCAGAAGTCAAAACGGTTCTGGCGTGCCTACGGATGGGCAGGAGTCGGAACAGGCATCCTATCCATGATAGTTGGAACCGTACTGTTCGGCTACACTATCTTTGATATGGTAAAGACCAGTTCTGTGGAAAACGGGCCTTCGCTTTTGCTTCCAGGTCTACAGAGCGAGGCCACTATCCAGTCAGGAGTCTCTTTCATACCTATCGAGTACTGGCTGGTTAGTATCGCAGTCTTGATGGTTGTACACGAGATGAGCCATGGAATTGTCGCACGAGCGAACGACTTCGAGCTTAACTCCGTTGGCTGGGTTATCATGGGATTCATCCCCGGTGCTTTCGTAGAGCCTAAAGGAGAGAACATGCTTCCCGGCGATAAAGCCAACCAGGACGATACCAAGGGAATGTGGGAGCAAGGCAACTGGAAACAACGCCTACAAGTACTTGGCGCCGGAAGCTTCGCGAACTACCTGACAGCAGGACTGTTCATACTCGCATACATAGGTTTCATGGGTGCGACAACAGCTCCATCCGATGTAGTTTACATAGCCGAAGACGGTCACTCGGCAGCCGCGGCTGGCATGAACAACGGCACGTTCATTCAGATCCAGGGCCAGGACATCGAGAACTTGGATGATGTGGGTGCGGCAGCCCAAGGAATTGAAGTCAACGAGTCGGTGACCATCTGGTCTTCGGAGGGCAATTTCACGTTTAACGCCGGAGAATCTCCGGACTCGGAAGGAGGACATCTCGGAGTAAGATACGGTCAAAACACGGTCGTAAAAGACGAATACGAGGCCAATAAAGGATTCATCCAGTGGATGATCTCGCTGCTTTACACCGTCTCACTGTTGAACCTGCTGATCGGACTGTTCAACATGCTTCCGTTCAAACCTCTGGACGGAGGAGTCATGCTTGAGACCATCGCAGGCCACTTCAATGAGGACTGGATCGATTACGTCAACACGTTCTCACTGATAGGCTGGGCGGTAGTACTAGGAACTCTCGCCCTATCGATCGGTGCGATGGTGGTCTAA